A window of the Trichoderma asperellum chromosome 6, complete sequence genome harbors these coding sequences:
- a CDS encoding uncharacterized protein (EggNog:ENOG41), whose translation MDDGRWRYSTCLQKDIRSRSANIMTFVSHVLGFGINPPGQIQVHYPTIVQQPMIPMSQPQFLLTPQVQYYHLPVITTTPTMVAHPPFTPPSFIVAPAQPSVLPPGTDINNLPSSFFTLRIVFYGHPSDDYTPPLCLSSATYKDSSLPSRDALLAGLATWAGHHGLSIRHPGGRIDPLRVKLYVLPRGNALVVSGMDVVPGVGLVVPGDVVRVVRMGGIEERDWEEALREIKREGYEAVVAVDMGVSVSTSEEDDGGLDSTTTTTATDTVSTPAAATDGDQAVVAAAAAAAAAEAA comes from the coding sequence ATGGATGATGGGCGATGGCGTTACTCTACTTGTCTACAGAAAGATATCCGATCAAGATCTGCCAACATCATGACATTCGTATCCCACGTTCTTGGCTTCGGAATCAACCCCCCCGGGCAAATCCAAGTCCATTATCCCACCATTGTTCAACAGCCAATGATACCCATGTCGCAGCCTCAGTTTCTACTGACGCCTCAAGTCCAATACTATCATCTTCCTGTCATCACAACGACGCCAACAATGGTAGCTCATCCTCCTTTTACTCCTCCTTCATTCATCGTGGCACCCGCTCAGCCATCAGTTTTGCCGCCAGGCACCGATATCAACAATCTaccaagcagcttcttcacaTTGCGGATTGTCTTTTACGGCCACCCATCCGACGACTATACGCCTCCGCTGTGCCTCTCGAGCGCGACATACAAGGACTCGTCGCTACCGAGTAGAGATGCCCTGCTTGCGGGGTTAGCGACCTGGGCTGGACATCATGGCCTTTCGATCCGGCATCCGGGTGGGCGAATCGACCCTCTCAGAGTGAAGCTGTATGTCTTGCCGAGGGGCAACGCGTTGGTGGTATCTGGGATGGATGTTGTGCCGGGTGTAGGCCTGGTTGTGCCGGGGGACGTGGTCAGAGTGGTGAGGATGGGAGGGATCGAGGAGAGGGACTGGGAAGAGGCGCTGCGGGAGATTAAGAGGGAGGGCTATGAAGCTGTTGTTGCGGTGGATATGGGCGTTTCCGTTTCTACgtctgaagaggatgatggtgGGTTGGACTCGACTACAACAACTACAGCCACGGATACAGTTTCaactccagctgctgctacggATGGGGACCAGGccgtagtagcagcagcagcagcagcagcagcagcagaagccgcATGA